Proteins encoded by one window of Glycine soja cultivar W05 chromosome 15, ASM419377v2, whole genome shotgun sequence:
- the LOC114388539 gene encoding receptor-like serine/threonine-protein kinase At1g78530 isoform X1, with translation MRNSLVIAFSITICFIAFVISKIVISVLLYKRWRRKHLIHEEGYPGMEAKDYPGGKIVIFRSSVLKSLTTDVILKKTQKLNSKDIIGSGGYGVVYELKLDDSTALAIKRLNRGTAERDKGFERELEAMADIKHRNIVTLHGYYTAPLYNLLIYELMPHGSLDSFLHGRSREKVLDWPTRYRIAAGAARGISYLHHDCIPHIIHRDIKSSNILLDQNMDARVSDFGLATLMQPNKTHVSTIVAGTFGYLAPEYFDTGRATLKGDVYSFGVVLLELLTGKKPSDEAFMEEGTMLVTWVKAVVRDKKEELVLDNSLGNCSMKEVNKVFNIAMMCLEPDPLKRPTMAEVVTLLEQTEPDKLITAS, from the exons ATGAGGAATTCCCTGGTTATAGCCTTTTCCATAACCATATGCTTCATCGCTTTTGTGATATCGAAGATTGTTATCTCAGTCCTCCTCTACAAAAGATGGAGAAGAAAACATTTGATTCATGAAGAAGGTTATCCAGGTATGGAGGCAAAAGATTATCCAG GAGGGAAGATAGTAATATTTAGGTCCTCAGTGCTTAAATCTCTCACAACTGATGTGATCTTAAAGAAGACACAGAAACTGAACAGCAAGGACATCATTGGATCAGGTGGTTATGGTGTGGTTTATGAACTAAAACTAGATGACTCCACGGCCTTGGCAATAAAAAGACTAAATCGCGGAACTGCAGAGAGAGATAAAGGTTTTGAGAGAGAGTTGGAAGCAATGGCAGACATAAAGCACCGCAACATTGTGACACTTCATGGATATTACACTGCACCACTCTACAATCTTCTCATATATGAGCTAATGCCCCATGGAAGTTTGGATTCCTTTTTGCATG GGAGATCAAGGGAGAAGGTTTTGGATTGGCCAACCAGATATAGAATAGCTGCAGGTGCAGCTAGAGGAATATCATATCTTCACCATGATTGCATCCCTCACATTATCCACAGAGACATAAAGTCAAGTAACATATTGTTGGATCAAAATATGGATGCCCGAGTTTCTGATTTTGGATTAGCCACGTTGATGCAACCAAATAAAACTCATGTCTCAACAATTGTGGCTGGAACTTTTGGATACTTGGCACCTG AATATTTTGATACAGGAAGAGCAACACTGAAAGGGGATGTTTACAGCTTTGGAGTTGTTTTGCTGGAGCTTTTAACTGGGAAAAAACCCAGTGATGAAGCATTTATGGAAGAGGGGACTATGCTTGTCACATGG GTGAAGGCTGTTGTTCGAGACAAAAAGGAGGAGTTAGTTCTCGATAATAGCTTAGGGAATTGTTCAATGAAAGAGGTAAACAAGGTGTTCAACATTGCAATGATGTGTCTTGAACCAGATCCCTTGAAGAGGCCAACCATGGCTGAAGTTGTCActttgcttgagcaaacagaacCAGATAAACTCATTACTGCATCATGA
- the LOC114388539 gene encoding receptor-like serine/threonine-protein kinase At1g78530 isoform X2: MRNSLVIAFSITICFIAFVISKIVISVLLYKRWRRKHLIHEEGYPGGKIVIFRSSVLKSLTTDVILKKTQKLNSKDIIGSGGYGVVYELKLDDSTALAIKRLNRGTAERDKGFERELEAMADIKHRNIVTLHGYYTAPLYNLLIYELMPHGSLDSFLHGRSREKVLDWPTRYRIAAGAARGISYLHHDCIPHIIHRDIKSSNILLDQNMDARVSDFGLATLMQPNKTHVSTIVAGTFGYLAPEYFDTGRATLKGDVYSFGVVLLELLTGKKPSDEAFMEEGTMLVTWVKAVVRDKKEELVLDNSLGNCSMKEVNKVFNIAMMCLEPDPLKRPTMAEVVTLLEQTEPDKLITAS, from the exons ATGAGGAATTCCCTGGTTATAGCCTTTTCCATAACCATATGCTTCATCGCTTTTGTGATATCGAAGATTGTTATCTCAGTCCTCCTCTACAAAAGATGGAGAAGAAAACATTTGATTCATGAAGAAGGTTATCCAG GAGGGAAGATAGTAATATTTAGGTCCTCAGTGCTTAAATCTCTCACAACTGATGTGATCTTAAAGAAGACACAGAAACTGAACAGCAAGGACATCATTGGATCAGGTGGTTATGGTGTGGTTTATGAACTAAAACTAGATGACTCCACGGCCTTGGCAATAAAAAGACTAAATCGCGGAACTGCAGAGAGAGATAAAGGTTTTGAGAGAGAGTTGGAAGCAATGGCAGACATAAAGCACCGCAACATTGTGACACTTCATGGATATTACACTGCACCACTCTACAATCTTCTCATATATGAGCTAATGCCCCATGGAAGTTTGGATTCCTTTTTGCATG GGAGATCAAGGGAGAAGGTTTTGGATTGGCCAACCAGATATAGAATAGCTGCAGGTGCAGCTAGAGGAATATCATATCTTCACCATGATTGCATCCCTCACATTATCCACAGAGACATAAAGTCAAGTAACATATTGTTGGATCAAAATATGGATGCCCGAGTTTCTGATTTTGGATTAGCCACGTTGATGCAACCAAATAAAACTCATGTCTCAACAATTGTGGCTGGAACTTTTGGATACTTGGCACCTG AATATTTTGATACAGGAAGAGCAACACTGAAAGGGGATGTTTACAGCTTTGGAGTTGTTTTGCTGGAGCTTTTAACTGGGAAAAAACCCAGTGATGAAGCATTTATGGAAGAGGGGACTATGCTTGTCACATGG GTGAAGGCTGTTGTTCGAGACAAAAAGGAGGAGTTAGTTCTCGATAATAGCTTAGGGAATTGTTCAATGAAAGAGGTAAACAAGGTGTTCAACATTGCAATGATGTGTCTTGAACCAGATCCCTTGAAGAGGCCAACCATGGCTGAAGTTGTCActttgcttgagcaaacagaacCAGATAAACTCATTACTGCATCATGA